The Acinetobacter pittii genome contains a region encoding:
- the parC gene encoding DNA topoisomerase IV subunit A: MTSLAHQATENRSVAEFTEQAYLNYAMYVIMDRALPHISDGLKPVQRRIVYAMSELGLKSSGKPKKSARTVGDVLGKYHPHGDSACYEAMVLMAQPFSYRYPLIEGQGNWGSPDDPKSFAAMRYTEAKLSAYSELLLSELGQGTSEWQDNFDGSLKEPITLPARVPNILLNGTTGIAVGMATDIPPHNLREVIKGTIALIRNPQTSDEKLAEYIPAPDLPTKAEIITPPEELLKIQTTGRGSYRMRAVYTIEKNEIVITELPYQVSGSKVITQIADQMQAKKLPLVVDVRDESDHENPTRLVIVLRSNRIDAEAVMSHLFATTDLESSYRVNLNMIGEDGRPQVKSIRRILLEWIEIRKKTVTRRLEYHLNRIEKRLHILAGLLIAYLDIDTVIRIIREEDQPKPVLMDHFKIDEIQAEAILELKLRHLAKLEEMEIRQEQDELSAKAAIIREQLENPESLKNLIIGELKEDAKKFGDVRRSPIVARAEAVQIREQDLMPAEAVTVVLSEAGWIRAAKGADVDAENLNYRAGDQYLSHAVGKTNQRIYFLDETGRSYALPISSLPSARGLGEPLSSKLAPASGVAFIQVYLDDEDSELIAASSSGYGFKTQVKQLDTNAKAGKSFLSVPEKSKALPLISAQNMTHLAVLSSAGRLLIIDLSELPNLNKGKGNKLIQLEAKEQILSMTTLNLDEIIQVVAGQQHLKLKGDDLQKYMGKRASKGHLLPRGYQKANKLLIQR, encoded by the coding sequence ATGACCAGCCTTGCGCATCAAGCGACAGAAAACCGCTCTGTAGCCGAATTTACTGAACAGGCTTACCTGAATTATGCCATGTACGTCATCATGGACCGTGCATTGCCACATATCAGTGATGGCTTAAAACCTGTACAGCGCCGTATTGTCTACGCCATGAGCGAGTTGGGCTTAAAAAGCAGTGGTAAGCCAAAAAAATCGGCCCGTACTGTGGGTGACGTACTCGGTAAATATCATCCACATGGCGACTCGGCATGTTATGAAGCCATGGTTTTGATGGCTCAGCCATTTAGTTATCGCTATCCTTTAATTGAAGGTCAAGGGAACTGGGGTTCACCAGATGACCCTAAATCGTTTGCTGCGATGCGTTATACCGAGGCAAAACTTTCTGCCTACAGTGAGTTATTACTAAGTGAGTTAGGACAAGGCACAAGTGAATGGCAAGATAACTTTGACGGTTCATTAAAAGAACCGATTACGTTGCCAGCACGAGTTCCTAATATTCTGCTTAACGGTACAACCGGTATTGCGGTTGGTATGGCGACCGATATTCCGCCACATAATTTGCGTGAAGTGATTAAAGGAACAATTGCCTTAATTCGTAATCCGCAAACATCAGACGAGAAATTGGCTGAATATATTCCAGCGCCAGATTTACCAACCAAAGCTGAAATTATTACGCCGCCCGAAGAATTACTCAAAATCCAGACGACTGGACGTGGTAGTTACCGCATGCGAGCGGTTTATACCATCGAAAAAAATGAAATCGTGATTACCGAATTGCCTTATCAAGTATCGGGTTCTAAGGTGATCACTCAAATTGCCGACCAAATGCAGGCTAAGAAACTACCATTAGTGGTAGATGTGCGCGATGAGTCGGATCATGAAAACCCAACACGACTCGTGATTGTACTGCGTTCTAACCGTATTGATGCTGAAGCGGTGATGAGCCACTTATTTGCGACTACAGATTTAGAATCGAGCTACCGTGTTAATTTAAACATGATTGGTGAGGATGGTCGTCCTCAGGTTAAGTCAATTCGTCGTATTTTACTTGAGTGGATTGAGATCCGTAAAAAAACGGTAACTCGCCGTTTAGAATATCATTTAAACCGAATTGAAAAACGCCTGCATATTTTGGCAGGTCTTTTAATTGCTTATCTCGATATTGATACAGTTATTCGTATTATTCGTGAAGAAGATCAGCCTAAACCTGTATTGATGGATCATTTCAAAATTGATGAGATACAAGCAGAAGCAATTTTAGAACTCAAGTTACGCCATTTAGCAAAACTTGAAGAAATGGAAATCCGTCAAGAACAGGATGAGCTCTCAGCAAAAGCAGCGATTATTCGTGAGCAATTAGAAAACCCTGAATCTTTAAAGAATCTAATTATTGGCGAATTAAAAGAAGACGCGAAAAAGTTTGGTGACGTACGCCGTTCTCCAATTGTTGCACGTGCTGAAGCTGTTCAGATTAGAGAACAAGATTTAATGCCGGCTGAAGCAGTAACGGTGGTTTTATCTGAAGCGGGATGGATTCGTGCTGCAAAAGGTGCGGATGTTGATGCCGAGAATTTAAACTATCGCGCTGGTGACCAATATTTAAGTCATGCGGTGGGTAAAACCAACCAACGAATTTATTTCCTTGATGAGACAGGGCGTAGTTATGCCTTACCTATTAGTAGCTTGCCATCAGCAAGGGGATTAGGTGAACCACTAAGTTCGAAACTGGCACCTGCAAGTGGAGTCGCGTTTATTCAGGTCTATTTAGATGATGAAGACTCAGAACTTATTGCTGCTAGCTCATCAGGTTATGGCTTTAAAACTCAAGTTAAACAGCTAGATACTAATGCCAAGGCCGGCAAAAGCTTCTTGTCGGTACCTGAAAAATCAAAAGCTCTACCATTAATCTCCGCCCAAAATATGACACATTTGGCTGTACTCAGCTCAGCAGGTCGACTCCTGATTATTGATTTGTCAGAACTGCCAAATTTAAATAAGGGTAAAGGTAATAAGTTGATACAACTTGAAGCGAAAGAGCAGATTTTATCCATGACAACCCTGAACTTAGATGAAATAATTCAGGTGGTTGCAGGTCAACAACATCTAAAACTAAAAGGTGATGATCTACAAAAATACATGGGTAAACGAGCTTCAAAAGGTCACCTCTTACCACGTGGATATCAAAAAGCAAATAAACTGTTGATTCAGAGATAA
- the fadD gene encoding long-chain-fatty-acid--CoA ligase gives MEKIWFAEYQKTGIPETVALPAENTSLVDIFESNFQKFGSRDAFIFMDKAMSFNELELASRKFATYLQNLGLAKGTRVAVMMPNVLQYPVVALAVLRAGLVLVNVNPLYTARELEHQLNDSGAEVLVIIENFASVYQSILGKTPVKHVVVATVGDMLGKLKGTLVNFVLRKVRKQIPAWNIPGHVKFNTALNKESPSNYKRPNLTLSDTAVLQYTGGTTGVSKGAELTHRNLVANLLQCDGIFQSKFGANDGAKGDRIVCALPLYHIFAFMVCAMYGMYKGQANILIPNPRDLPAVINELRKYQPSFFPAVNTLFNALVNNEEFKQLDHSNLKMAMGGGMAVLPSTAEAWKKITGTTIIEGYGLSETSPVATANPPASTEFSGTIGIPLPLTEVAILDDDGKEVALGEQGEISIRGPQVMKGYWNRPDETAKVMTADGFFRTGDIGVMDSRGYTKIVDRKKDMILVSGFNVYPSEIEEVIAKHPKVLEVAAIGVPDEKSGEVPKLFIVKKDQSLTTEEILNFAKENLTGYKRPRYVEFMDELPKSNVGKILRKDLRKPA, from the coding sequence ATGGAAAAGATTTGGTTTGCAGAATACCAAAAAACAGGGATTCCAGAAACAGTAGCATTGCCTGCGGAAAATACTTCTCTTGTTGATATTTTTGAGAGTAATTTCCAAAAATTTGGTTCTCGTGATGCCTTTATCTTCATGGATAAGGCAATGTCATTTAACGAGTTAGAACTTGCAAGCCGTAAGTTCGCGACCTATTTGCAAAATTTGGGGTTAGCAAAGGGAACTCGTGTGGCAGTAATGATGCCGAACGTATTGCAATATCCTGTAGTTGCATTAGCTGTGTTACGTGCAGGCTTAGTGTTGGTGAATGTAAACCCACTTTATACTGCGCGTGAACTTGAGCATCAATTAAATGACTCGGGTGCAGAAGTACTCGTGATTATCGAAAACTTTGCCAGTGTTTACCAAAGTATTTTAGGTAAAACTCCTGTTAAGCATGTTGTAGTTGCGACAGTGGGGGATATGCTTGGTAAACTTAAAGGTACATTGGTGAATTTTGTATTACGTAAAGTACGTAAGCAAATTCCTGCTTGGAATATTCCTGGGCACGTTAAATTTAATACAGCATTAAATAAAGAAAGTCCGAGTAATTATAAGCGTCCGAACTTAACCTTAAGTGATACTGCCGTGCTTCAATATACGGGTGGTACTACGGGTGTTTCAAAAGGGGCTGAGCTGACTCACCGTAATTTGGTAGCCAACCTTTTACAATGTGACGGTATTTTCCAAAGTAAATTTGGTGCAAACGATGGTGCTAAAGGCGACCGTATTGTTTGCGCATTACCGCTTTATCATATTTTTGCGTTCATGGTTTGCGCGATGTACGGTATGTATAAAGGTCAGGCAAATATCTTGATTCCGAATCCACGTGATTTACCAGCGGTAATTAATGAATTACGTAAATACCAGCCATCATTCTTCCCAGCAGTAAATACATTATTTAATGCTTTAGTGAATAATGAAGAGTTTAAACAACTTGACCATAGCAATTTAAAAATGGCGATGGGCGGTGGTATGGCAGTTTTACCTTCTACAGCAGAAGCGTGGAAGAAGATTACTGGTACAACTATTATTGAAGGCTATGGCTTATCTGAAACTTCTCCGGTAGCGACTGCAAACCCTCCTGCATCTACTGAATTTAGCGGCACAATTGGTATTCCATTACCTTTAACAGAAGTTGCTATTTTAGATGATGACGGTAAAGAAGTTGCTTTAGGTGAGCAAGGCGAAATCTCGATTCGCGGTCCTCAAGTCATGAAAGGCTATTGGAACCGTCCTGATGAGACAGCTAAAGTTATGACAGCGGACGGTTTCTTCCGTACGGGCGATATTGGTGTTATGGATAGCCGTGGATATACTAAAATTGTAGACCGTAAAAAAGATATGATTTTGGTTTCTGGCTTTAACGTTTATCCAAGCGAAATCGAAGAAGTTATTGCTAAACATCCAAAAGTATTGGAAGTTGCAGCAATTGGTGTTCCTGATGAAAAATCAGGTGAAGTGCCAAAACTCTTTATCGTGAAAAAAGATCAAAGCTTAACGACTGAAGAAATTTTGAACTTTGCTAAAGAAAACTTAACAGGTTATAAACGCCCTCGTTATGTTGAGTTTATGGATGAGTTACCTAAATCAAACGTAGGTAAAATCTTACGTAAAGACTTACGTAAACCAGCTTAA